In Gigantopelta aegis isolate Gae_Host chromosome 6, Gae_host_genome, whole genome shotgun sequence, the following are encoded in one genomic region:
- the LOC121375919 gene encoding uncharacterized protein LOC121375919 — protein MKVFKCSWRSCGISLVRDRFTAGMNDAQIQEKILTVPDGELTIDCAFQIAEFHEAACRNVREMQMSVMQSASGVIKVQDESKYQGHQQFQKKKRSGGRLDGRQDGRLMKYCFHCGADHDPKQCGFHDKNCFCCGRKGHVRVKCHQVRWKSKVKNIGNDDSEDEVHTVMCSANEEGKTAPLLCELEVQGELVEFETVVVDAFSKWVDKVDNKAKSRSISQR, from the exons ATGAAGGTGTTCAAATGTTCCTGGCGAAGTTGCGGCATCTCTCTGGTCCGTGATAGATTCACTGCTGGGATGAACGATGCGCAAATCCAGGAGAAGATTCTGACTGTTCCGGATGGTGAACTGACAATTGACTGTGCATTCCAGATTGCAGAATTTCACGAAGCGGCATGCAGGAATGTCAGAGAGATGCAGATGTCTGTAATGCAATCAGCAAGTGGTGTGATAAAAGTCCAGGATGAGTCCAAGTATCAGGGACATCAGCAGtttcaaaagaagaaaagaagtgGTGGACGTCTGGATGGACGCCAGGATGGAAGACTGATGAAATACTGTTTTCATTGTGGAGCAGATCATGATCCAAAGCAGTGTGGGTTTCATGACAAGAACTGCTTTTGCTGTGGCCGAAAAGGCCATGTTAGAGTCAAATGTCATCAGGTGAGGTGGAAGTCCAAGGTAAAGAACATTGGTAATGATGATAGTGAGGATGAAGTCCACACAGTGATGTGCAGTGCAAATGAGGAAGGGAAGACTGCTCCACTGTTGTGTGAATTGGAAGTTCAAGGTGAACTAGTTGAATTCGAGACTGTGGTCGTCGATGCCTTTTCGAAATGGGTCGATAAAGTAGACAACA AGGCAAAGTCCAGAAGCATCAGTCAGAGATGA
- the LOC121374979 gene encoding F-box/LRR-repeat protein 12-like isoform X1, with protein sequence MESDAFAKLPDNIVLEILSYLPVKDLCLSGRVCARWRRIVRDNSLWRHVDLLPYRLNLPKMWKVLRAHFSECLLTFRLRGFLDPSGTKWKKHSLSDAMLGELRDRCPRIKSLHLEQCNTDNLTSDKLPSSLTQLTLRNCSWQPRWLKPSDQILSNLKHLDLSQTTRVDNFDAEDISTFSSLEELKLNSCYRVGETGLEKLTKLSRLRELEISGTGCTDMALHHICRHLGDLRRLNISKCTKFTGSSIQNIGLSLKCLEYLNVSECTQLNLAWLQCLSGCSKLREIDVSGVNLTDEDEKALGKFIACVTMVKKKFDVQSKHKDS encoded by the exons ATGGAGTCGGACGCTTTCGCCAAATTACCGGACAACATTGTACTGGAAATTCTCAGCTACTTACCTGTTAAAGATTTATGCCTTTCTGGCAG AGTGTGTGCTAGATGGCGGCGAATTGTCCGGGACAACTCCTTGTGGCGCCATGTTGATCTTCTGCCCTACAGACTGAACCTGCCCAAGATGTGGAAAGTACTGAGAGCACACTTTTCAGAATGCCTCCTCACTTTCCGACTGAGAGGCTTCCTCGATCCAA GTGGTACGAAGTGGAAGAAGCATTCACTGTCGGATGCCATGCTTGGAGAACTTCGCGACAGATGTCCCCGGATTAAATCTCTTCACCTGGAACAGTGTAACACGGACAACTTGACCAGTGACAAACTGCCGAGCAGCCTCACTCAGCTCACTCTGAGAAACTGCTCCTGGCAGCCGCGCTGGCTCAAACCCAGCGACCAGATCCTCTCAAACCTGAAGCATCTCGACCTCAGTCAGACCACACGGGTGGACAACTTCGATGCAGAAGATATTTCCACATTTTCCAGTCTCGAGGAGCTGAAGCTCAATTCTTGTTACAGAGTGGGAGAAACAGGACTTGAAAAATTGACCAAACTGTCTCGTTTGAGAGAGTTGGAGATATCGGGCACTGGGTGCACCGACATGGCGTTACATCACATCTGTAGACATCTTGGTGACTTACGACGACTTAATATCTCCAAGTGTACCAAGTTCACAGGTTCTAGTATTCAGAACATCGGGCTATCGCTGAAATGTCTTGAATATCTGAATGTTTCAGAATGCACACAGCTGAACCTAGCTTGGCTTCAGTGTCTATCAGGTTGTTCTAAACTGCGCGAGATCGACGTTTCAGGGGTTAATCTCACTGATGAGGATGAAAAGGCACTTGGTAAATTCATTGCATGTGTTACAAtggttaaaaagaaatttgatgtTCAAAGTAAACACAAAGATAGTTGA
- the LOC121374979 gene encoding F-box/LRR-repeat protein 12-like isoform X2: protein MWKVLRAHFSECLLTFRLRGFLDPSGTKWKKHSLSDAMLGELRDRCPRIKSLHLEQCNTDNLTSDKLPSSLTQLTLRNCSWQPRWLKPSDQILSNLKHLDLSQTTRVDNFDAEDISTFSSLEELKLNSCYRVGETGLEKLTKLSRLRELEISGTGCTDMALHHICRHLGDLRRLNISKCTKFTGSSIQNIGLSLKCLEYLNVSECTQLNLAWLQCLSGCSKLREIDVSGVNLTDEDEKALGKFIACVTMVKKKFDVQSKHKDS, encoded by the exons ATGTGGAAAGTACTGAGAGCACACTTTTCAGAATGCCTCCTCACTTTCCGACTGAGAGGCTTCCTCGATCCAA GTGGTACGAAGTGGAAGAAGCATTCACTGTCGGATGCCATGCTTGGAGAACTTCGCGACAGATGTCCCCGGATTAAATCTCTTCACCTGGAACAGTGTAACACGGACAACTTGACCAGTGACAAACTGCCGAGCAGCCTCACTCAGCTCACTCTGAGAAACTGCTCCTGGCAGCCGCGCTGGCTCAAACCCAGCGACCAGATCCTCTCAAACCTGAAGCATCTCGACCTCAGTCAGACCACACGGGTGGACAACTTCGATGCAGAAGATATTTCCACATTTTCCAGTCTCGAGGAGCTGAAGCTCAATTCTTGTTACAGAGTGGGAGAAACAGGACTTGAAAAATTGACCAAACTGTCTCGTTTGAGAGAGTTGGAGATATCGGGCACTGGGTGCACCGACATGGCGTTACATCACATCTGTAGACATCTTGGTGACTTACGACGACTTAATATCTCCAAGTGTACCAAGTTCACAGGTTCTAGTATTCAGAACATCGGGCTATCGCTGAAATGTCTTGAATATCTGAATGTTTCAGAATGCACACAGCTGAACCTAGCTTGGCTTCAGTGTCTATCAGGTTGTTCTAAACTGCGCGAGATCGACGTTTCAGGGGTTAATCTCACTGATGAGGATGAAAAGGCACTTGGTAAATTCATTGCATGTGTTACAAtggttaaaaagaaatttgatgtTCAAAGTAAACACAAAGATAGTTGA
- the LOC121374978 gene encoding threonylcarbamoyladenosine tRNA methylthiotransferase-like: MPALVTNVDDIEDIVRVDDVTVQDRVEAKKYVLPRARKTRTPNSKVENGGTEEKVQAESYIPGTQSVFVKTWGCSHNNSDSEYMAGQLASYGYKITENKDEADLWLLNSCTVKNPAEDHFRNEINSANKLNKHVVLAGCVPQGQPKSEYTKGLSIIGVQQIDRVVEVVEETLKGHTVRLFGQKKQKGKKTGGAALNLPKIRKNPLIEIIAINTGCLNQCTYCKTKHARGELGSYHPDEIVARAKQSFEEGVVEIWLTSEDLGAYGHDIGVTLPELLWKLVEVIPEGARMRLGMTNPPYILEHLEEMSKILNHPRVYSFLHVPVQSASDSVLMDMKREYCVADFKHVVDFLRDRVPGVNVATDLICGFPTETEEDFQETMDLVKEYKFASLFINQFFPRPGTPAAKMPRVHPQEVKKRTKRVSELFQSYYPYGHQLGEVQQVLVTEVSHDGLFYVAHNQSYDQVLVPKDDNLMGKMFEVEIMETGKHFLKGRQLSKSSAVRPDVPPPLKKGEVSGVFERIHYTSSPWQSLFLVLSFGVICVAVIWRLHSIYMSFR; this comes from the exons ATGCCAGCCCTTGTTACAAACGTTGATGATATTGAGGACATTGTGAGAGTTGACGACGTCACAGTTCAAGATCGAGTGGAAGCTAAGAAGTATGTTCTGCCTCGAGCAAGGAAGACCAGAACACCGAACAGTAAAGTAGAAAATGGTGGAACGGAAGAGAAAGTGCAAGCAGAGAGCTACATACCAG GGACGCAGTCCGTATTTGTGAAGACATGGGGCTGTTCCCATAACAACTCAGACAGTGAATACATGGCGGGCCAGCTTGCATCGTATGGATATAAAATAACAG AGAACAAAGACGAGGCTGACCTGTGGCTGCTGAACAGCTGTACTGTAAAGAATCCTGCAGAGGATCACTTCCGCAATGAGATAAACTCTGCTAACAAACTGAACAAGCATGTCGTTCTGGCTGGATGTGTGCCACAGGGACAACCGAAATCCGAATATACAAAG GGCCTTAGTATTATTGGTGTGCAGCAAATTGACCGGGTTGTTGAGGTCGTGGAAGAGACCTTGAAAGGTCACACAGTGAGATTGTTTGGGCAGAAGAAACAGAAAGGGAAGAAAACTGGAGGCGCCGCATTGAATCTTCCAAAGATCCGCAAAAATCCCCTCATTGAGATAATTGCTATCAATACAGG GTGTCTCAATCAGTGTACTTACTGTAAAACAAAGCATGCGAGAGGAGAACTCGGTAGCTACCATCCCGATGAAATAGTAGCTCGAGCCAAGCAATCCTTTGAag AAGGTGTAGTTGAGATATGGTTAACGTCTGAGGACCTTGGAGCATATGGCCATGATATTGGAGTGACACTACCCGAGTTGCTATGGAAACTAGTAGAAGTAATTCCTGAAGGAGCTCGAATGAGACTCGGGATGACCAATCCACCATATATCCTGGAACATCTTGAG GAAATGTCAAAGATCCTGAATCACCCGCGCGTCTACTCGTTCCTGCATGTTCCTGTACAGTCGGCGTCAGACAGCGTCCTCATGGATATGAAGCGCGAGTACTGTGTGGCAGACTTCAAACACGTTGTCGACTTCCTTAGAGACAG AGTTCCTGGTGTCAATGTGGCAACTGATCTCATCTGTGGTTTCCCAACAGAGACTGAGGAG GACTTTCAGGAGACGATGGACCTTGTGAAAGAGTATAAATTTGCCAGCTTGTTCATCAACCAGTTCTTTCCTCGACCCGGCACACCGGCAGCCAAAATGCCTCGTGTGCACCCACAGGAG GTCAAGAAAAGAACAAAGAGGGTGTCCGAGTTGTTTCAGTCTTACTATCCATATGGACACCAG CTTGGTGAGGTTCAGCAAGTGCTTGTAACAGAAGTCTCTCACGATGGGCTGTTCTATGTGGCTCATAACCAGAGCTATGACCAG GTTTTGGTACCAAAAGATGATAATTTGATGGGAAAAATGTTTGAAGTGGAGATCATGGAAACAGGAAAACACTTCCTCAAGGGGAGACAACTCTCAAAGAGTTCTGCGGTCCGGCCTGATGTGCCACCTCCACTGAAGAAGGGAGAAGTGTCGGGAGTGTTTGAAAGAATTCATTAC actTCGTCACCATGGCAGTCACTGTTTTTAGTGCTATCGTTCGGGGTTATTTGTGTGGCTGTGATCTGGAGACTTCACTCAATATACATGTCTTTTAGATAA